From the genome of Hyperolius riggenbachi isolate aHypRig1 chromosome 9, aHypRig1.pri, whole genome shotgun sequence, one region includes:
- the LOC137533480 gene encoding olfactory receptor 2G3-like: MEHSNKTSPVHFILLGLSSDPHLQVVFFLAFLAMYLISLSGNFLLIIVVSLNPKLQIPMYFFLCNLSIIDVCFSSTIAPIILFNTLSEDRSISLSGCAAQMFFSLAFGATECILLAMMAYDRYVAICKPLHYRSIMNKKICIGLAFVAWTTGFVNSIIQVIITFQLPFCKSHHVNSYFCEVPPFLRMSCRDTRINEISMYIAAGIMVSCSFLLILVSYIRIISSIIKIRSSQGRHKAFSTCASHLIVVTLYYGTIMFNYLQPHSEYTETDKAVSILYTVVTPMLNPIIYSIRNKDIKGSIMMKPTEESHL, from the coding sequence ATGGAACATTCAAATAAAACATCTCCTGTACATTTCATTCTACTTGGTCTATCAAGTGATCCTCATCTCCAGGTGGTCTTTTTTCTAGCATTCTTGGCGATGTATCTGATCTCATTGTCAGGAAACTTTCTTCTGATCATTGTGGTGAGCCTTAatccaaaactacaaatccccatGTATTTTTTCCTGTGTAACCTCTCCATCATTGATGTCTGCTTCTCCTCCACCATTGCTCCCATAATCCTGTTCAACACTCTTTCTGAGGACAGAAGTATTTCCTTATCAGGATGTGCAGCCCAGATGTTCTTCTCCCTAGCTTTTGGGGCCACAGAGTGCATTCTGCTGGCCATGATGGCCTATGATAGATATGTGGCCATTTGCAAGCCATTGCATTACAGGTCCATCATGAACAAAAAGATTTGTATAGGTTTAGCATTTGTAGCATGGACTACAGGGTTTGTAAACTCTATCATCCAAGTTATAATCACATTCCAATTGCCTTTCTGTAAGTCTCACCATGTTAACTCCTACTTCTGTGAGGTGCCTCCATTCCTTCGCATGTCCTGCAGAGACACAAGGATCAATGAAATAAGCATGTATATCGCTGCAGGGATAATGGTCTCATGTTCTTTCTTGTTGATTCTAGTCTCATACATACGGATTATCTCCAGCATCATAAAGATTCGATCTTCACAAGGAAGACATAAAGCATTCTCCACTTGTGCTTCACATCTCATTGTGGTGACTCTCTACTATGGAACCATTATGTTCAATTATCTACAACCCCACTCAGAATACACTGAAACAGACAAAGCAGTGTCTATCCTCTATACAGTGGTGACTCCAATGCTCAATCCTATTATCTATAGCATAAGGAATAAGGACATTAAAGGTTCCATAATGATGAAACCAACAGAAGAATCCCATCTCTGA